The following proteins come from a genomic window of Gemmatimonadota bacterium:
- a CDS encoding ABC transporter ATP-binding protein has product MGMERVQALRGVSLEIRRNEYAAIMGPSGSGKSTMMNMLGCLDTPSSGEYWLNGQAVSRMPDDALARVRNQEIGFVFQTFNLLPRATALQNVELPLVYAGVSGKKRRDRARRALDRVNLSNRMDHRPNELSGGQRQRVAIARALVNEPSILLADEPTGNLDSATSTDVMRVFDLLHGQGQTIIVVTHEADIAAHAERVVTLRDGRVANDARQERVQAA; this is encoded by the coding sequence ATGGGCATGGAGCGAGTCCAGGCCCTCCGCGGCGTCTCGCTCGAGATCCGCCGCAATGAGTACGCGGCGATCATGGGGCCGTCGGGGTCGGGCAAATCGACGATGATGAACATGCTCGGGTGCCTCGACACCCCGTCGTCCGGCGAGTATTGGCTGAACGGCCAGGCAGTCTCCCGGATGCCCGACGACGCGCTCGCCCGGGTTCGGAACCAAGAAATCGGGTTCGTGTTCCAGACCTTCAACCTGCTGCCCCGCGCCACCGCACTCCAGAATGTCGAGCTCCCGTTGGTCTATGCCGGCGTGTCCGGCAAGAAACGACGCGACCGAGCCCGCCGGGCCCTCGACCGCGTCAACTTGAGCAACCGAATGGACCACCGGCCCAATGAATTGTCGGGTGGCCAGCGCCAGCGGGTGGCGATTGCCCGGGCGCTGGTCAACGAGCCGTCGATCCTGCTGGCGGACGAGCCGACCGGCAATCTCGACAGCGCCACCAGCACCGACGTGATGCGGGTGTTCGATCTCCTCCACGGCCAGGGCCAGACCATCATCGTCGTCACCCACGAGGCCGACATCGCCGCCCACGCCGAGCGGGTGGTGACCCTCCGGGACGGCCGGGTGGCCAATGATGCCCGCCAAGAGCGGGTGCAGGCCGCCTGA
- a CDS encoding efflux RND transporter periplasmic adaptor subunit: MSKRTKFTIAFVALVGAGFAIFSLTAARSDRNTTEVRMEAVGQRSLVAAVTASGKIEADAQVDISADITGRIVQLGVKEGDLVKKGQFLIQIDPAQYQSAVKRLEGLLASNQANVVQAQTNRDQLKRQLDRWNEMRKINAALVSQEQVEQAQQQYDVAVASHNAGLANVEQARGSLSESRDQLSKTRILSPINGRVVRLPVEVGEVAVPGTFSRETGRLMTIADLGTILAKVKVDETDVVRVHLGDSVEVSIDAFQDSAFAGRVTKISNSASAATAAAGGSTDRAVDFDVEITLDNPPAGVRPDLSATSRIITDTRTRATAIPIIALTVRQHEELPNELKPEQSGGTAATKEKDREGVFVVQNGVATFRAVKVGIAGDEYFEVLDGLKVGDSIVAGPYQAVRDLKDSTKVRTAKVEKGAKKP, from the coding sequence ATGTCGAAACGCACCAAGTTCACCATCGCGTTCGTCGCCCTTGTCGGCGCGGGCTTCGCCATCTTCTCGCTGACGGCCGCTCGGTCGGACCGCAATACCACCGAGGTCCGGATGGAGGCGGTCGGGCAGCGTTCGCTGGTCGCGGCGGTGACCGCGAGCGGCAAGATCGAAGCCGACGCCCAGGTCGACATCTCCGCCGACATCACCGGCCGGATCGTTCAGCTGGGCGTCAAGGAAGGTGACCTGGTCAAGAAGGGCCAGTTCCTGATCCAGATCGACCCGGCACAATACCAGTCGGCCGTCAAGCGCCTCGAAGGATTGTTGGCGTCGAACCAGGCCAATGTGGTGCAGGCGCAGACCAACCGCGATCAGCTGAAGCGGCAACTCGACCGCTGGAACGAGATGCGGAAGATCAACGCGGCGTTGGTCTCGCAAGAACAAGTCGAGCAGGCCCAGCAGCAGTACGACGTCGCCGTGGCCTCCCACAACGCGGGCCTCGCCAACGTCGAGCAGGCTCGCGGCTCCCTGTCGGAGTCCCGCGATCAGCTGAGCAAGACCCGGATTCTCTCCCCGATCAACGGCCGGGTGGTCCGGCTCCCGGTTGAAGTCGGAGAAGTGGCCGTGCCGGGCACCTTTTCGCGCGAGACCGGGCGGCTGATGACCATTGCTGACTTGGGCACCATCTTGGCAAAAGTCAAAGTCGATGAGACCGACGTCGTCCGGGTTCACCTGGGCGATTCCGTCGAAGTCAGCATCGATGCGTTCCAGGACAGCGCCTTCGCGGGCCGGGTCACCAAGATTTCGAATAGTGCGTCGGCCGCAACGGCTGCCGCGGGCGGCTCAACCGATCGAGCCGTCGATTTCGACGTCGAGATCACCCTGGACAACCCCCCGGCCGGGGTCCGCCCTGATCTATCGGCCACCAGCCGGATCATCACCGACACCCGGACCCGAGCCACGGCCATTCCGATCATCGCGTTGACGGTCCGCCAACACGAGGAACTCCCGAACGAGTTGAAGCCGGAGCAGTCCGGCGGCACGGCGGCCACGAAGGAAAAGGACCGGGAGGGCGTGTTCGTGGTCCAAAACGGCGTCGCCACCTTCCGAGCCGTCAAAGTCGGCATCGCCGGCGACGAGTATTTCGAAGTCCTCGACGGTCTCAAGGTCGGTGACTCGATCGTGGCGGGGCCCTACCAAGCCGTCCGCGATCTCAAAGACTCGACCAAGGTTCGCACCGCGAAGGTCGAGAAGGGCGCCAAAAAGCCCTGA
- a CDS encoding TolC family protein — protein MPNKNIPIIDLCPVRRNLKLSREAMRTTPCSSPNLSKGKTAMRFWAPAILLGICTATASAQQVAPRLSLAQALEQAQRSSPAYRQILNDAGAARWGVRNAYANALVPQFSVGSSLSYTGSGSATFGGSLFNQSSPTLSSGYGVQLDWQVSGTTLAAPGQQRANQTAVGEDINNALVGLRYDVTFQYLAALQGAAQSGVARQQVTRNTEFLGLAQARYQVGQATILDVKQAEVQKGQADVALLRAEQTESDAKLELLRRIGVNAPAAIAELALTDSFPVTQPAWELGQLMSVAIEQNPTLRASRARESAADYSVRAQKSRYLPTLNFSAGWNGFTQQFTNSGVLIGQSLERAQGNLTNCTFQNSLIGSLPGGGIGGQAGNGIIPDCKARFNLDATGDQLTPETIAAIKKANNVFPFSFTSQPFRAQVQISLPIFDGFQRDLSVSQARAQRDDLREAVRARELQLRTDVQSRYLGLQTSFRAIAVQAANRDASRDQLRLAQDRYRLGAGSALDVTDAQNNVQRAEGDYVNSVYEYHKAIAALEFAVGRSLRQ, from the coding sequence ATGCCCAATAAGAATATTCCCATCATCGACTTATGTCCGGTTCGTCGCAATTTGAAACTATCGCGTGAAGCGATGCGTACTACCCCCTGTTCCAGTCCCAATTTGAGCAAAGGAAAGACCGCGATGAGGTTTTGGGCTCCCGCCATCCTGTTGGGCATCTGCACCGCGACCGCCTCGGCGCAGCAAGTGGCCCCCCGGCTGTCACTGGCCCAGGCACTCGAGCAAGCCCAGCGCTCGAGTCCCGCCTATCGGCAAATCCTCAATGATGCCGGCGCGGCGCGGTGGGGCGTTCGAAACGCCTATGCCAACGCGCTGGTGCCCCAGTTTTCGGTTGGGAGCAGTCTGTCCTACACCGGCTCGGGGTCGGCCACGTTCGGCGGCTCGCTCTTCAATCAGTCGTCCCCGACCCTCTCGTCCGGGTATGGCGTCCAGCTCGACTGGCAGGTCTCCGGCACCACGCTGGCGGCCCCGGGTCAACAGCGGGCCAATCAGACGGCCGTCGGCGAGGATATCAACAACGCCCTCGTCGGTCTCCGGTACGATGTCACTTTCCAGTACCTCGCCGCGCTGCAGGGCGCGGCGCAATCCGGAGTGGCACGCCAACAGGTGACGCGGAACACCGAGTTCCTCGGCCTGGCCCAGGCCCGGTACCAGGTGGGCCAAGCCACGATTCTCGACGTCAAGCAGGCCGAAGTTCAGAAGGGCCAAGCCGACGTCGCGCTCCTCCGGGCCGAGCAAACGGAGAGTGACGCGAAGCTGGAATTGCTGCGCCGGATCGGCGTCAACGCCCCTGCGGCCATTGCCGAGTTGGCCCTGACCGACTCGTTTCCGGTGACCCAGCCCGCCTGGGAGCTGGGCCAGTTGATGAGCGTGGCCATCGAGCAGAACCCGACGCTCCGGGCCTCCCGGGCCCGTGAGTCCGCCGCCGACTACTCGGTTCGAGCCCAGAAGTCCCGGTACCTCCCCACCCTCAATTTTTCGGCGGGCTGGAACGGGTTTACCCAGCAGTTTACCAACAGCGGCGTCCTGATCGGCCAGTCGCTCGAACGAGCCCAAGGGAACCTCACGAACTGCACGTTCCAAAACAGTTTGATTGGAAGCCTTCCGGGCGGGGGCATCGGCGGCCAGGCCGGCAACGGGATCATTCCCGACTGCAAGGCTCGCTTCAACTTGGACGCGACCGGCGATCAGCTGACCCCGGAGACCATCGCCGCCATCAAGAAAGCCAACAACGTCTTCCCGTTCAGCTTTACCAGTCAGCCCTTCCGGGCCCAAGTTCAGATCTCGCTCCCGATTTTCGACGGGTTCCAGCGTGACCTGTCGGTGTCGCAGGCCCGGGCCCAGCGCGACGACCTGCGCGAAGCCGTCCGGGCCCGCGAGCTGCAACTCCGGACCGACGTCCAGTCGCGATATCTCGGCTTGCAGACCTCGTTCCGCGCCATTGCGGTCCAGGCGGCCAACCGCGACGCCTCCCGCGACCAGCTTCGGTTGGCCCAGGATCGGTACCGGTTAGGCGCCGGCAGCGCGCTCGATGTCACCGATGCCCAGAACAACGTCCAGCGGGCTGAAGGCGATTACGTCAACTCGGTTTACGAGTACCACAAGGCCATCGCCGCGCTCGAGTTCGCGGTGGGCCGTTCACTCCGCCAGTAG
- a CDS encoding M20/M25/M40 family metallo-hydrolase → MNRTHSLVAALLAGAPITTRAQPAPEPSVRAALDILRRDNAWTLEQQISLCEIPAPPFKEAVRGAEYARRLEALGYRVVTDRIGNVIATRPGTGGGRRLVLAAHLDTVFPEGTDVTVSRDGGRLKGPGIGDDCRGLAVVLSVARAMALANVTTAGDVVFVANVGEEGPGNLRGTLHLFDEQSAGPIDAFVSVDGVGLGMVTGAVGSNRYRVTFQGPGGHSFGDFGIPNPMHAMGRAIAAIADLTVPSSPRTIFNVGVVEGGTSVNSITATATMQIDLRSESAAALAALDDQVHRAIRAAAATEKARWPGSTAALGATIDVIGKRAAGSQPDTLWLARAAQAAAKTLGFPVPQGAAASTDANVPIARGIPALAIDGGGRADGAHSLGEWYEDGDRGYLGPQWALLIAVAATGR, encoded by the coding sequence ATGAACCGGACTCACTCGCTGGTCGCCGCGCTCCTGGCCGGCGCACCCATCACGACGCGGGCCCAACCGGCCCCCGAGCCCTCCGTTCGGGCCGCCCTCGACATCCTTCGGCGCGACAACGCCTGGACCCTCGAGCAGCAGATTTCGCTGTGTGAAATCCCCGCCCCGCCGTTCAAGGAAGCCGTCCGTGGGGCCGAGTATGCTCGCCGGCTGGAAGCGTTAGGCTATCGGGTGGTGACCGACCGGATCGGCAATGTCATCGCCACCCGGCCCGGCACCGGTGGCGGCCGCCGTCTGGTGCTAGCGGCCCATCTCGACACGGTGTTTCCCGAGGGCACCGACGTCACCGTCAGCCGGGACGGCGGTCGGCTCAAGGGCCCCGGCATCGGCGACGACTGCCGCGGCCTCGCGGTGGTGTTGAGCGTGGCCCGGGCCATGGCCCTGGCCAACGTCACCACCGCGGGCGATGTGGTCTTTGTCGCCAATGTCGGCGAGGAGGGCCCCGGCAACCTCCGGGGCACCCTCCATCTGTTCGACGAACAGTCGGCCGGGCCGATCGACGCGTTTGTCTCGGTCGACGGCGTCGGCCTCGGCATGGTGACGGGCGCGGTCGGCAGCAACCGGTATCGGGTCACGTTCCAGGGTCCCGGCGGGCACAGCTTCGGGGATTTCGGGATCCCCAATCCGATGCACGCGATGGGACGCGCCATCGCCGCGATCGCCGATCTCACGGTCCCGAGTTCGCCTCGGACCATCTTCAACGTGGGCGTGGTCGAAGGCGGCACCTCGGTGAATTCGATCACCGCAACGGCCACGATGCAGATCGATCTTCGGTCGGAATCCGCCGCGGCCCTCGCGGCGCTCGATGACCAAGTCCACCGGGCCATCCGGGCGGCGGCCGCCACCGAGAAGGCTCGCTGGCCGGGGTCGACGGCGGCCCTCGGGGCGACCATCGACGTGATCGGCAAGCGGGCCGCGGGGTCGCAACCGGACACCCTCTGGCTCGCCCGGGCGGCCCAGGCCGCCGCCAAGACGTTAGGATTTCCGGTACCCCAAGGCGCGGCGGCGAGCACCGACGCGAACGTGCCGATCGCTCGGGGCATCCCCGCCCTCGCCATCGATGGCGGGGGCCGGGCGGACGGGGCCCATTCCTTGGGTGAGTGGTACGAAGACGGGGACCGGGGCTACCTCGGCCCCCAGTGGGCGCTCCTGATCGCGGTCGCGGCGACCGGACGCTGA
- a CDS encoding RidA family protein, with amino-acid sequence MASIRPIQAPGTLRPAGHYAQAVVHGGLVYVSGQLPSDLETGAPRVGTIEEQTELCLANIGRILESAGSGLEFALQMSIFISRIEDWATINAVYARIMGSARPTRAVVPVGPLHHGAGLEIVCVAAVALTEGPTP; translated from the coding sequence ATGGCCTCCATCAGACCAATCCAGGCCCCCGGCACCCTCCGCCCGGCCGGCCACTACGCTCAGGCCGTCGTTCATGGCGGCCTTGTTTATGTCTCCGGCCAGCTTCCCTCCGATCTGGAGACCGGCGCCCCGCGAGTCGGGACCATCGAGGAACAGACCGAGCTCTGCTTGGCCAACATCGGCCGGATCCTCGAATCCGCCGGCAGCGGACTCGAGTTCGCGCTCCAGATGTCGATTTTCATCTCGCGGATCGAGGACTGGGCCACCATCAACGCGGTCTACGCCCGGATCATGGGGAGCGCCCGCCCGACCCGCGCGGTGGTGCCCGTTGGACCTCTGCACCACGGGGCCGGGCTGGAGATTGTCTGCGTGGCGGCCGTGGCGCTGACGGAGGGCCCCACCCCATGA
- the trpA gene encoding tryptophan synthase subunit alpha, producing MSHQRYPEMFRRLEARREGAFIPFVMLGDPDLATSARILVELAESEADAIEVGIPFSDPVADGPVIQAAAVRALAAGTTPAACWTLIRGLRRRRGTLPIGVLTYTNLALQRGPEQFYHEAAASGADSVLLADLGSEEATPFAALARAAGIASIMIVPPNATPERLSRLANLTEGFSYVTRRSGVTGEDSTEAASTAGLIRDLKRTGAPPALLGFGIGEPSHVREALALGAAGAISGSALVRRIATAAPDRLGEVTRTFVAEMKAATRSLGVASSGRGLEN from the coding sequence ATGAGCCACCAACGGTACCCCGAGATGTTTCGGCGCCTCGAGGCCCGCCGGGAAGGCGCCTTCATCCCGTTCGTTATGCTCGGTGACCCCGACCTCGCCACCTCGGCTCGGATTCTCGTCGAGCTTGCGGAGTCCGAAGCTGACGCGATTGAGGTCGGCATTCCGTTTTCCGATCCGGTGGCTGATGGCCCCGTCATCCAAGCCGCCGCCGTCCGCGCCCTGGCGGCCGGAACCACGCCGGCCGCCTGCTGGACCTTGATCCGAGGTCTGCGACGCCGGCGAGGGACCCTTCCGATCGGCGTCCTGACCTACACTAACCTCGCGCTCCAGCGCGGGCCCGAGCAATTCTACCACGAGGCGGCGGCCTCGGGAGCCGACTCGGTCTTGCTCGCGGATCTCGGCTCCGAAGAAGCGACGCCGTTCGCCGCCCTCGCCCGGGCAGCGGGGATCGCCTCGATCATGATCGTGCCGCCGAACGCGACACCGGAACGGCTATCGCGGCTCGCCAACCTCACCGAAGGCTTCAGCTATGTCACCCGGCGCTCTGGTGTCACTGGGGAGGACTCGACCGAGGCGGCGTCGACCGCGGGCTTGATTCGCGACCTCAAGCGGACCGGCGCCCCGCCGGCCCTCTTGGGTTTCGGGATCGGAGAACCCAGCCACGTCCGCGAGGCTCTCGCCCTGGGAGCGGCCGGGGCGATCTCCGGATCGGCCCTCGTTCGCCGAATCGCCACGGCCGCACCCGACCGACTCGGCGAGGTGACCCGCACATTCGTGGCTGAGATGAAAGCCGCCACCCGATCCCTCGGGGTTGCCTCTAGCGGTCGGGGGCTTGAGAATTAG
- the trpB gene encoding tryptophan synthase subunit beta gives MKLPTRFGAFGGTFVPEILLPALEELETAFILAREDPAFQTELQALLIHYAGRPTPLYRCVRTGDGCPVWLKREDLLHGGAHKTNQALGQGLLAKRLRKTRLIAETGAGQHGVATAMAGAVFGFETVIYMGAKDIERQGSNVDRMRLFGAEVIPVTTGGATLKDAINEALRDWSASYANTHYLLGTVAGPHPYPTMVRDFQRIIGDEARRQFLAATGSLPDVVVAAVGGGSNAIGIFTAFLGDPVDLIGVEPGGCGLDTNHHGATLRLGRPGVLHGAHTMVLQNAHGQILESHSISAGLDYPAVGPEHAHLAATGRVMYRSCTDAAAVAAFTDLAAREGILPALESAHALSVAAELAADGRYQSILVNLSGRGDKDLAAVERFLEKVRR, from the coding sequence ATGAAACTGCCGACGCGGTTTGGTGCCTTCGGGGGAACGTTCGTGCCCGAAATCCTTCTGCCGGCGCTCGAAGAGCTCGAAACGGCCTTCATCCTCGCTCGCGAAGACCCGGCTTTTCAGACCGAACTCCAGGCCCTGCTCATTCACTACGCCGGGCGTCCGACCCCGCTGTATCGCTGCGTGCGCACCGGCGATGGGTGCCCCGTCTGGCTCAAGCGGGAGGACCTCCTCCACGGCGGCGCGCACAAAACCAATCAGGCGCTCGGCCAGGGGCTCCTGGCTAAACGGTTACGCAAGACTCGGCTCATCGCGGAAACCGGCGCGGGACAACATGGCGTGGCCACCGCGATGGCGGGCGCCGTGTTCGGATTCGAGACGGTGATCTACATGGGCGCCAAGGATATCGAACGCCAAGGGTCGAACGTTGATCGGATGCGACTGTTCGGAGCCGAGGTGATTCCGGTCACGACCGGTGGTGCCACCCTCAAGGACGCGATCAATGAGGCGCTTCGCGACTGGTCCGCCTCCTACGCGAACACCCACTACCTCCTGGGGACCGTTGCCGGCCCGCACCCCTACCCCACGATGGTGCGGGACTTCCAACGGATCATCGGTGACGAGGCCCGGCGCCAATTCCTGGCGGCCACCGGCAGCTTGCCTGACGTCGTGGTCGCCGCGGTCGGCGGCGGCTCGAACGCGATCGGGATCTTCACGGCGTTTCTTGGCGATCCCGTCGACCTAATCGGGGTCGAGCCCGGGGGCTGCGGGCTCGACACCAACCACCATGGTGCCACCCTCCGCCTGGGACGGCCCGGCGTCTTGCACGGCGCGCACACCATGGTCCTCCAAAACGCCCACGGGCAAATCCTCGAGTCCCATTCGATTTCGGCCGGGCTCGACTACCCCGCCGTCGGGCCCGAACACGCCCATCTTGCCGCCACCGGACGGGTCATGTACCGGAGCTGCACCGACGCCGCCGCGGTCGCGGCGTTCACCGACTTGGCCGCCCGTGAAGGGATTCTTCCCGCCCTCGAAAGTGCCCATGCTCTGTCAGTGGCGGCCGAGCTCGCGGCCGACGGCCGATACCAGTCCATTCTCGTGAATTTGTCCGGTCGCGGAGACAAAGACCTCGCAGCCGTCGAGCGGTTTCTCGAGAAGGTCCGTCGATGA
- the trpF gene encoding bifunctional indole-3-glycerol-phosphate synthase TrpC/phosphoribosylanthranilate isomerase TrpF: MGLESMVAATRVDLEARRERRPLAELLEGLEPSDRNFEAALQHEHPAFILEIKPASPSRGRIRAASELDAVIRAYRGFATAVSVLTDHRFFGGSFELLSRVRASLSQPVLCKGFILDAYQVVEARRAGADAVLLMLSLLDDAQYRAAADLAGRLRMAVLAEVHSASEMARATALGATLIGINNRDLRTLDVDLAVTERLAPLAPAAAIVISESGIGSPADVRRLAPIVDGFLVGSAPMASANPEVTTRELIFGPTKVCGLTSPDDAAAAWQFGATHGGLVFAVDSPRAVTVASARPIRAAAGLQWTGVFVNEPERRVAAIANDLGLQAVQLHGDEDASYAVHLRARLSPDTEIWKAVPVGSVPPPATVQAFDRRLLDRADPNRRGGTGRTFDWGLLAGLADPDRCILSGGLTPRNVTAAAATGISFLDVSSGVERAPGRKDHSTLARFFAARRAASISRRIS; encoded by the coding sequence ATGGGACTTGAGTCGATGGTTGCCGCCACCCGGGTGGACCTGGAGGCGCGGCGCGAGCGGCGGCCGCTCGCCGAGTTGCTGGAGGGGCTCGAGCCAAGCGATCGCAACTTCGAGGCGGCCCTCCAGCACGAGCATCCCGCGTTTATCCTGGAAATCAAGCCGGCCTCGCCGTCCCGCGGCCGGATCAGGGCGGCTTCGGAACTCGACGCCGTGATCCGGGCCTACCGGGGGTTCGCCACCGCCGTCAGCGTCCTGACCGATCACCGGTTTTTCGGCGGGTCGTTTGAGTTGCTCAGCCGAGTCCGCGCCAGCCTCTCCCAGCCGGTGCTCTGCAAGGGCTTCATCCTGGATGCCTATCAGGTCGTCGAGGCTCGGCGGGCCGGGGCCGACGCCGTCCTCCTGATGCTGTCGCTCCTCGACGACGCCCAATATCGAGCCGCCGCCGACCTGGCCGGCCGGCTCCGGATGGCCGTCCTGGCCGAGGTTCACAGCGCGTCCGAGATGGCCCGGGCGACGGCGTTAGGCGCCACCCTCATCGGGATCAACAATCGCGACCTTCGGACCCTCGACGTTGACTTGGCGGTGACCGAGCGGCTGGCGCCGTTGGCCCCGGCAGCGGCAATCGTGATTTCGGAATCGGGGATCGGATCGCCCGCCGACGTCCGTCGCCTCGCACCCATCGTCGACGGATTCCTCGTCGGCTCGGCCCCGATGGCCTCGGCCAATCCCGAGGTGACCACGCGGGAACTGATCTTCGGTCCGACCAAGGTGTGCGGACTGACCTCGCCGGACGACGCGGCCGCCGCCTGGCAGTTCGGGGCCACCCATGGCGGATTGGTGTTCGCCGTCGATTCGCCGCGGGCCGTGACGGTGGCCTCGGCCCGGCCAATTCGGGCCGCCGCCGGCCTTCAGTGGACCGGGGTGTTCGTGAACGAACCCGAGCGCCGAGTTGCCGCCATCGCCAACGACTTGGGCCTGCAGGCGGTTCAACTCCACGGCGACGAAGACGCGAGCTACGCGGTTCACCTTCGAGCCAGACTCTCCCCGGACACGGAGATTTGGAAAGCGGTGCCGGTTGGATCGGTGCCCCCGCCGGCAACCGTCCAAGCGTTCGACCGCCGCCTCCTCGATCGAGCCGACCCCAACCGGAGGGGCGGAACCGGGCGAACGTTCGACTGGGGCCTCCTAGCCGGGCTGGCCGATCCGGATCGGTGCATCCTGAGCGGCGGACTTACGCCCCGCAACGTGACGGCCGCGGCAGCCACCGGCATCAGCTTTCTCGACGTGAGCTCGGGGGTCGAGCGGGCGCCGGGCCGAAAGGATCATTCGACCCTCGCCCGTTTCTTTGCCGCACGCCGGGCGGCATCCATCTCCAGGAGGATCAGCTGA
- the trpD gene encoding anthranilate phosphoribosyltransferase, protein MPVADLLETLSHRHLDQAESYRTFEMLLSGCFSEVEITAVLVALKTRGESADEIAGAAMALRDAARPFPKPPGPVADTCGTGGDRSGTINISTAAAFVAAAGGVPVAKHGNRATTSRCGSADLIEALGIPLDLAPSLARRALDDAGICFLFAPAYHAGVRLASAVRQTLKTRTVFNRLGPLANPARPEIQLMGIYAAGLCRSTALTLGRLGCRSALVVHGGGLDELALHHHSEATLLQDGNLTDLILTPEDAGLPRYPVSALLAEGGPADAAVWLRELLAGRAPDAHLAAVALNAGALFWIAGVAPDLRSGVNVAREILGRGTATATLERLIEASHGT, encoded by the coding sequence ATGCCGGTCGCTGATTTGCTCGAGACCCTCAGCCATCGCCACCTCGACCAGGCGGAGAGCTACCGGACCTTTGAGATGCTGCTCTCGGGCTGCTTTTCCGAGGTCGAGATCACCGCGGTGCTCGTCGCGCTCAAGACCCGGGGCGAAAGCGCCGATGAAATTGCCGGCGCCGCCATGGCCCTTCGCGACGCCGCGCGGCCGTTTCCGAAACCGCCCGGACCGGTGGCCGACACCTGCGGCACCGGCGGCGACCGGAGCGGCACCATCAACATCTCGACCGCCGCCGCCTTTGTCGCCGCCGCGGGCGGCGTACCGGTGGCCAAGCATGGCAACCGGGCCACGACCTCCCGGTGTGGCTCGGCCGACCTGATCGAGGCGTTAGGCATTCCCCTGGACCTGGCGCCGAGCCTCGCCCGCCGGGCGCTGGATGATGCCGGGATCTGCTTTCTGTTCGCCCCCGCCTACCACGCCGGCGTCCGGCTGGCCTCGGCCGTCCGGCAGACCCTCAAGACCCGGACCGTGTTCAACCGGCTCGGTCCCCTGGCCAACCCGGCCCGGCCCGAGATTCAGCTGATGGGGATCTACGCCGCCGGCCTTTGCCGCTCCACGGCGTTGACCCTGGGCCGGCTTGGATGCCGTTCCGCGCTGGTCGTGCACGGCGGCGGCCTCGATGAGTTGGCCCTCCACCACCATTCTGAGGCGACGTTGCTCCAGGACGGTAACCTGACGGACCTGATCCTCACTCCGGAAGACGCCGGGCTGCCGAGGTATCCGGTCAGCGCCTTGCTGGCGGAAGGGGGGCCGGCCGACGCGGCGGTATGGCTCCGGGAACTCCTCGCTGGCCGGGCGCCCGACGCGCACCTCGCGGCCGTCGCCCTCAACGCGGGCGCCCTGTTCTGGATCGCGGGGGTGGCACCCGATCTTCGTTCCGGCGTCAACGTCGCTCGGGAGATTCTCGGCCGCGGCACCGCGACGGCGACCCTCGAACGGCTGATCGAGGCGTCCCATGGGACTTGA
- a CDS encoding aminodeoxychorismate/anthranilate synthase component II, whose amino-acid sequence MPNVLSVTLLDNRDSFTYNLAEEFAVRGAQIEVIRHEATARRVLAQATRPGGPRLLVISPGPGTPSGAGCCLEVVRGALGRVPLFGVCLGHQALVEATGGTVARAPEAVHGKAVSIGHDGKPPFNGLPSPMPAGRYHSLVATALPAELELAAEADGIVMAVRHRHAPAIGVQFHPESVLTPEGGRLIGNVIAWAIHAGR is encoded by the coding sequence ATGCCTAACGTCTTGTCCGTCACCCTGCTCGACAATCGTGATTCGTTCACCTACAACCTGGCCGAAGAATTCGCCGTCCGGGGGGCCCAGATCGAGGTCATCCGCCACGAGGCGACGGCCCGGCGGGTCCTTGCCCAGGCCACTCGACCCGGCGGGCCGAGACTCTTGGTCATATCGCCTGGCCCGGGAACGCCCTCGGGTGCCGGATGTTGCCTCGAGGTGGTCCGCGGGGCGCTCGGCCGGGTACCACTCTTCGGCGTTTGCCTCGGGCATCAGGCCCTCGTCGAGGCCACGGGAGGCACCGTGGCCCGGGCCCCCGAGGCGGTGCACGGCAAGGCCGTCTCGATCGGGCACGACGGCAAGCCGCCGTTCAACGGCCTGCCGAGCCCAATGCCGGCGGGGCGGTACCACTCGCTCGTGGCGACGGCCCTGCCGGCCGAACTCGAGTTGGCCGCCGAGGCCGACGGGATCGTCATGGCCGTTCGGCATCGCCATGCCCCCGCCATCGGGGTCCAGTTTCACCCCGAATCGGTTCTGACCCCGGAGGGCGGGCGGCTGATCGGCAACGTGATCGCCTGGGCTATTCATGCCGGTCGCTGA